GCTCGCCACGATCGCCCTCGACCCGGCGGGCCATCCGTTCGGCTCGATCGTCACGTTCGCGGTCGATGCGGACGGGGCGCCGCTCATCCTGATGAGCAGCATGGCGGAGCACGCCCGCAACCTCGACGCCGACTGTCGGGCTTCCCTGCTGGTGAGCGCGACGGGCGAGGGCGCCGGCCGACTTGCCGCCGCCCGAGCAACGTTGGTCGGGGAGGTCCATCCGGTCCCTGAGGCTGAGCAGGAACGCGCCACGCAGACCTACCTTGACACACACCCCGCGGCGTTCTGGGCCCGCTTCCCCGACTTCGCGGTTCGCCGTCTTGGCGTCTCGGCCATCCGGTACGTCCGCGGGTTCGGCGAGATGAGCTGGGTCGATGTCGCGGGCTACCCGACTGCGAAGCCCGATCCGGTTGCACCTGCCGAGGCCGGCATCGTGGCGCACATGAACGCCGACCACGGCGAGTCACTGGTGGAGATGACCCGAGCCTTCCTGGACGTGCCGGGCAGCATCGGTGAGGTCTCGATGCTGTCGTGTGACCGGTACGGCTTCGAGGTGCAGATCGCCGTCGACGACCATCCCGAGGGGCATGAGGTGGCCTTCGGTCGCATCGGGTTCGGCGAGCCGCTCCAAGCCGCCGATGAGGCCCGGACGGCCATGGTCGAACTGGTCAGGCAGGCGCGAGCGGCCTGAGCAGGCGCTCCGTTCCACGTCGCGCGGGTGGCGACCAGGCCGTTTGACTAGGCCGGCGCTGCGTCGCTGGCCAGCGCCAGGCCCTGCTCGAAGGTGGCTTGGTCGATCTGGCCGGAGTAGCGCGCGACGATCTGACCGTCCGCGTTGGTGAAGGCCCACATCGGTGTACCGGACAGGCCCCAGCTCTCTGCGGTGGTCTCGTCGCCGTCGTAGATCACGGGCCCGGGGAAGTCCTCGCCGGCCAGCCACTCATCCGGTGGCCAGTTCGACCGGGCCGGGTCCTGCAGGGTCGACACGCCCACCAGTTGGACGTCATCCGGGATCACGCCGTCCGCTGCCCACTGGGTGATCAGCGGCACCTCTTCCTGGCAGTGGGGGCACCAGTGCGCCAGGAACACCACGGCCTGGGCCTGACCGGGCTCGCCGATGGTGACCGGGGTGCCGTCCGCGTCGAAGCCCTCGACGACGGGCGCCGGTGATCCGACGGCCGCATCAGCCGCGCCCTGCGCGCTGACCTGGGGGAGCGCTGCAGCGTCGCCGTCGACGGTGGCCGTCTCGATGCCGAGCGTGGGGTCGCTGCCCTGGACCAGGACGAAGCCGAGGACGCCGACCAGGGCGATGGCGCCGATGACACCGAGCACCTTCAGGAGGGTCTGCTTGGTGCCCCGCTTCGCCGCTTCTGCCTGCTCGGCGGCCAGCCGCTCAGCTCGACGAGCTTTCTGTCTGGCGCGCTTGGAGTTGTCCCCGTCAGTGGGGTCGACGTCGCTGTTCTTCAGGTCGCTGCTCATGATGGGATGCTCTCGCTTGTCAGGTCTCGGGTGTCGTGTTCAGGGGTCGTCGGAGTGACGCCGCCCGTTCCGCGGGTGATGCCCCAGAGCACCAGCACCGCCAGGAAGGCAATGCCGGCCATGGTGGGGATGGTCAGGAAGCCGAACCGCTCGATGATGATCGCCGAGCAGGGGTTGTCGGGGTCACAGGACCCCTGGGACACCGGGAGGCGTTGGATGATGACGTGCCAGATGCTGGTAGCCAGGCCGAGCCCGGCGAGCGGGGCGGCGTAGCGGAAGGCCTCCGTCGCTGGTCGACGGGCCAGGAGCCCCACCAGCAAGATCACCGCCACGGGGTACATGAAGATCCGTTGAGCCCAGCACAGCTCGCAGGGCACGTAGCCAGCAACCTCGGAGAGGTAGAGGCTGCCAGCGGTTGCCGTGCCGGTGATGGCGGCGGCCGCACCAACGGCATGCGGCTGGACCGCGGCACGAAACCTCGGCGAGGCAAGCGTTGCACCCAGGCCGACGAGGACCGCCACGGCGAGCAGCGCGAAGACCTGGGTGAGGAACAGCGTCATCATCATCCAGTCTGAGTGATCGACCGACCGACGTCAGAGCTGAAGACCCGCTCCAGCGACAATAGTTGGCAAAGTTCAGGCCATGGAGTGCTATCGTGACCGGGTAGATGCGCAGCCTCCTTCTCCTTGGTCGCCGCGGCGAGACCTCCTAAGACCGGTCACTCGCCCGCGGAGCATCCAGGCGCGCCGGTCGCACACCACCCCGAATCAACACACACCAGTCGGTGTCCGGGGCCCAGCAGGACCACCGCAGCACGACCACCGCGAGCGCCAGTAGGAGAGCAG
This Euzebya tangerina DNA region includes the following protein-coding sequences:
- a CDS encoding HugZ family protein — its product is MSDPVNDPVSDDPHSRGGPPTYRQPGAAEPSHAERTRTLLAGSTDGTLATIALDPAGHPFGSIVTFAVDADGAPLILMSSMAEHARNLDADCRASLLVSATGEGAGRLAAARATLVGEVHPVPEAEQERATQTYLDTHPAAFWARFPDFAVRRLGVSAIRYVRGFGEMSWVDVAGYPTAKPDPVAPAEAGIVAHMNADHGESLVEMTRAFLDVPGSIGEVSMLSCDRYGFEVQIAVDDHPEGHEVAFGRIGFGEPLQAADEARTAMVELVRQARAA
- a CDS encoding TlpA family protein disulfide reductase; the protein is MSSDLKNSDVDPTDGDNSKRARQKARRAERLAAEQAEAAKRGTKQTLLKVLGVIGAIALVGVLGFVLVQGSDPTLGIETATVDGDAAALPQVSAQGAADAAVGSPAPVVEGFDADGTPVTIGEPGQAQAVVFLAHWCPHCQEEVPLITQWAADGVIPDDVQLVGVSTLQDPARSNWPPDEWLAGEDFPGPVIYDGDETTAESWGLSGTPMWAFTNADGQIVARYSGQIDQATFEQGLALASDAAPA
- a CDS encoding disulfide bond formation protein B; the protein is MTLFLTQVFALLAVAVLVGLGATLASPRFRAAVQPHAVGAAAAITGTATAGSLYLSEVAGYVPCELCWAQRIFMYPVAVILLVGLLARRPATEAFRYAAPLAGLGLATSIWHVIIQRLPVSQGSCDPDNPCSAIIIERFGFLTIPTMAGIAFLAVLVLWGITRGTGGVTPTTPEHDTRDLTSESIPS